Genomic DNA from Pistricoccus aurantiacus:
CTTCCCGGTGCCCCGGTGGTCGACGAGCGCGATCGCCTGATCGGCTTCATTTCCGAGCAAGAGGTCCTTGGCCAGATACTCGACAGCATTTACCACGATGAAGAAGCTCTGCTGGTACGAGATCTGATGCGTCACGATGCCTTGGCGGTGACGCCCAACAAGAGCATTACCGATCTCGCCCAGGAAATGCTCGGCGCCAAGCCCAAGATCTATCCGGTGGTGGAGCAGGACCAGCTGGTAGGCACCGTGATGCGCCGCGATGTCCTCAATGCCATTCTGAGCATGCGCCGTGGCAGAATAGCCGCGCATCGCTAGCTGAATAGTACGCAAGAAAAAATGCCGCCAGGGGGAACCCCCGGCGGCGAAATCGAAACTGCAAGCTATAGACATAAACCAGTGACTGCTATCACCAACGATCATGTCTATCCGCTATGACAGCAAAGCCATGATAATTCTCCGTCCAAGGAGAATTTTTTTCTGCCCACTCGAGAATCCTGCGCTGGACGCCACCTAATCCATTGGTTACCCTCTACTTTCTCGCGCGGGTGTAGCTCAATGGCAGAGCAGAAGCTTCCCAAGCTTAAGACGAGGGTTCGATTCCCTTCACCCGCTCCAAGCTCATCGATTCCTTTTCTTTCTCTTCTCCCGCGCATTACGACTGTCCGATGGAGCCATATGGCGCAGTTCCTGCTGGTTTTCACGGTTAGCCTGCTGGTGATCGGCGGCATGGTCGCTATCATGATGGTGGCGCGTACCCCGCGCTATCGGACCGAACCGAATACCCTGCTCGATATATTCGACAAGACCCTGGCGGGTGACGTCAGCGAAACCCAGTGGCATGCGGTAGTCGGCTATCCCATTCGCCATGACGATTATCTGGAAAGCGTACGCCGTCGTGCCCAGGGGCTGATGCAGGAATACGGCCAACCCTGGCAGGCTGCTCAAGGCGGTTTTCTCCTGGCGCGTACCGGACGCGAGGAACTCAAGATTCTCCGCGACCATCTGGCGGCACGTACCGCACTACGCAACTCTCGTTCCTCGTAGTAGTGTTTCCCATAGTCGTCATTTTCATAATTAGCCATACTTGCGGTCAACGCGGGTCCGGCGCAGGCTTGAAAGAAATGGCGAGCCATTTCTCTACCATGATGGAGGAACCCCATGT
This window encodes:
- a CDS encoding CBS domain-containing protein, translated to MLSKTPSVVRDIMVRDCYRVTGNTSVIQLAERLAVYRLPGAPVVDERDRLIGFISEQEVLGQILDSIYHDEEALLVRDLMRHDALAVTPNKSITDLAQEMLGAKPKIYPVVEQDQLVGTVMRRDVLNAILSMRRGRIAAHR